A single genomic interval of Brevibacillus brevis harbors:
- a CDS encoding DUF4179 domain-containing protein, with product MTCFMFNQWKLYENGELSPSESKGLEQHAEQCPQCQRKLQEWVDHMLEEEFSAYPEVPVPDTFTDEVMSKLFEAVPARTARKHSSRTRRQRGWDIVKKTGLVVAGLTALVVTGTVVSPTFANYVNSLFQIEKDAGMRNAVHKGFAQKLNQKITDQGITFEAKELMVDSMRIAVIYDMYDQNGKQIDLDEHFLDSQLIDPTGKDLISENDGIIMAKHGNYFIAKLALNDIFESSDTTPDQLVLKIEQTEIAGKEGKWELEFPIDMKKVKEATKIANFHDAKYESPQGLVMELKKIEFSPSATRVLMETTYTTAAEEARNQQVETYKKNQEQGKTIGIKPEFLADSLSGNDIAYEITNEQGEVVAAWDMDLDKGIRNRKNVLHVSGTVAEPEGDKMKWWQTFAPIQGEQKLTFQLKKIYERKLAYPQMELVPAELVKQKETVKDEVGNTFTFSSFVLEPANGEKKPKAQAVITVEGTLGKNVVRTGFWFVKDENGKVYHSYLSETESIRDKDGHVNFKGKLEIPGMEQEPKKLTVSYADYTVEHRNVKWEVPIEIK from the coding sequence ATGACATGCTTCATGTTTAATCAATGGAAGCTCTATGAAAATGGCGAGCTCTCCCCTTCCGAAAGCAAAGGATTAGAGCAGCACGCAGAACAATGCCCACAATGCCAAAGAAAGCTGCAAGAGTGGGTAGATCACATGCTGGAAGAGGAATTTTCCGCCTATCCGGAAGTTCCTGTACCCGATACGTTTACGGACGAGGTCATGAGTAAACTGTTCGAAGCGGTTCCCGCGCGTACGGCACGGAAGCACTCCTCCCGAACCAGAAGACAAAGGGGATGGGATATTGTGAAAAAGACAGGATTGGTAGTAGCAGGACTTACGGCGTTGGTAGTGACAGGAACGGTTGTATCACCGACGTTTGCTAATTATGTGAATAGCTTGTTCCAAATTGAAAAGGATGCGGGTATGAGAAACGCCGTCCATAAAGGCTTTGCCCAAAAGCTGAATCAAAAGATAACGGACCAAGGTATTACCTTTGAAGCAAAAGAGTTGATGGTTGACTCGATGCGGATCGCGGTCATCTATGATATGTACGACCAGAATGGCAAGCAAATTGATCTAGATGAACACTTCTTGGATTCTCAATTGATTGATCCGACTGGGAAAGATTTGATCAGTGAAAATGATGGAATTATTATGGCTAAACATGGGAATTATTTTATCGCCAAGTTGGCCTTAAACGATATTTTCGAGTCCTCTGATACTACTCCTGATCAGCTGGTTCTTAAAATAGAACAGACAGAAATTGCAGGGAAAGAAGGAAAGTGGGAACTGGAATTCCCGATTGATATGAAGAAAGTAAAGGAAGCGACCAAAATAGCGAACTTCCATGATGCTAAGTATGAATCACCACAGGGACTCGTAATGGAGTTGAAAAAAATCGAGTTTTCTCCGAGCGCAACCCGAGTACTGATGGAGACCACGTACACGACAGCAGCCGAAGAGGCGAGGAATCAACAAGTAGAGACCTATAAGAAGAACCAGGAGCAAGGCAAGACAATTGGAATCAAGCCGGAGTTTTTGGCGGATTCTCTAAGTGGGAACGATATTGCGTATGAAATCACCAATGAGCAGGGAGAAGTGGTTGCAGCTTGGGATATGGATTTGGATAAAGGCATTAGAAATCGGAAGAATGTTCTCCATGTATCCGGAACAGTAGCCGAACCGGAAGGGGACAAAATGAAGTGGTGGCAAACTTTCGCTCCGATTCAGGGGGAACAAAAGTTAACGTTTCAGCTTAAAAAGATTTATGAAAGGAAGCTGGCCTACCCCCAAATGGAGCTTGTTCCAGCCGAACTGGTTAAGCAGAAAGAGACCGTAAAGGATGAAGTCGGTAATACCTTTACGTTTTCTTCCTTCGTGCTAGAGCCGGCTAATGGCGAGAAAAAACCAAAAGCTCAGGCGGTGATCACCGTAGAGGGTACGTTAGGTAAAAACGTGGTCAGAACCGGTTTTTGGTTCGTCAAAGATGAGAATGGGAAGGTTTATCATTCCTATCTGAGTGAGACAGAGAGCATCAGGGACAAGGACGGACACGTAAACTTCAAAGGCAAATTGGAGATTCCAGGCATGGAGCAGGAGCCGAAAAAGCTCACCGTATCCTATGCTGATTATACGGTCGAGCATCGCAATGTGAAGTGGGAAGTACCGATTGAAATCAAATAG
- a CDS encoding RNA polymerase sigma factor, translated as MPDDQELIEQILAGDHEQYRQIVDRYKGKIVGYLYRMIGNMPDAQDLAQDVFIKTFYRLHDYRPEYRFSSWLYRIASNHCLDEMRKRKRTELVEIDEEQLIDPDTPETTLLKKERDAELERSIMLLDEEYREVFVLFYLQRLSYREISEILSHSESSVQMRLFRARKKMKDSLTKTMGGGAIYEMLHV; from the coding sequence ATGCCGGACGATCAGGAACTAATCGAGCAAATCCTGGCTGGCGATCATGAGCAGTACAGACAAATTGTCGACAGATACAAGGGTAAGATTGTTGGCTATTTGTACAGGATGATCGGCAACATGCCAGACGCACAGGATTTGGCTCAAGACGTGTTTATCAAAACCTTTTATCGTTTGCACGACTATCGGCCTGAGTACAGGTTTTCCTCATGGCTGTATCGAATTGCGAGCAATCATTGCTTGGATGAAATGCGAAAACGCAAACGGACAGAGCTGGTAGAAATCGATGAGGAGCAGTTGATTGACCCAGACACACCTGAGACAACATTGTTGAAAAAGGAACGGGACGCCGAGCTGGAACGGAGCATCATGCTGCTGGATGAAGAGTATCGCGAGGTATTCGTCCTGTTTTACCTACAGCGACTGTCGTATCGGGAAATCAGTGAGATACTGTCCCACTCGGAGAGCTCCGTTCAGATGCGTTTATTCCGCGCCCGCAAAAAGATGAAGGACAGCCTGACGAAAACGATGGGAGGGGGAGCTATTTATGAAATGCTTCATGTTTAA
- a CDS encoding DUF4179 domain-containing protein produces MKCFMFNQWKLYVNDELAPAESKGLEQHVENCPQCQKHLQEWVEGMQEEGFSDIPEAPVPDAFTDEVMDKLSDAVPPRSKRMHSSRTRRQRGWDIVKKTGLVVAGLTALVVTGTVVSPTFANYVNSLFQIEKDADNGMKNAVHKGLVQKLEQKATDQGITVELKELLADSMRIAVIYDVYDQSGKKIENHILDAKLMDQNGKNWFEDDEGDNSGSHGEFFITERFLNEIFESHEAIPDQLTLHLEQTEIAGKTGKWSLEIPIDMKKAKEATKAVAFQDTAFQSPQGLGIELKNIEFSPSATRVMLDTTFPKSAYLEVERTSILYDRKNPRGAIITEKEREPAFSGENMMYEITNEKGEVVAAWDMKSLDDGLDNKMNVLWTPRTEEEPEEKAEGDVLNWWHTFGPIQGEQKLKLELKKIYEKKLASPKFDLVPAELNKKAATFKDETGSAFTFSSFAWEPGKGEDLGEAVITVDGTLGKDVLENHYWSVKDENGKTYYASVDTESTRDKDGRVQIKGTITIPRLKQEPKKLTVSYASYMVEHDVNWEVPFEIK; encoded by the coding sequence ATGAAATGCTTCATGTTTAATCAATGGAAGCTATACGTAAACGATGAGCTGGCCCCTGCCGAGAGCAAAGGATTGGAGCAACATGTGGAAAATTGTCCACAATGCCAGAAGCACCTGCAAGAGTGGGTAGAAGGCATGCAGGAAGAGGGTTTTTCCGACATTCCGGAGGCTCCTGTACCCGATGCATTTACAGACGAGGTCATGGATAAGCTGTCTGATGCAGTTCCTCCACGTTCTAAGCGAATGCACTCCTCCCGAACCAGAAGACAAAGGGGCTGGGATATTGTGAAGAAGACAGGACTGGTAGTAGCAGGACTTACGGCGTTGGTGGTAACAGGAACCGTTGTATCACCCACGTTTGCGAATTATGTGAATAGCTTGTTCCAGATCGAAAAAGACGCAGACAATGGCATGAAAAACGCCGTCCATAAAGGTCTTGTTCAAAAGCTGGAGCAAAAGGCAACCGATCAAGGAATTACTGTCGAGTTAAAAGAGCTGTTGGCTGACTCGATGAGGATCGCAGTCATCTATGATGTATACGACCAGAGCGGCAAGAAGATAGAAAACCATATTTTGGATGCGAAACTGATGGATCAGAACGGGAAGAATTGGTTCGAGGATGATGAAGGAGATAATTCGGGAAGTCATGGAGAGTTTTTCATCACAGAACGATTTTTGAACGAAATCTTTGAATCACATGAGGCTATCCCCGACCAACTGACCTTACATTTAGAACAGACAGAAATCGCAGGTAAGACAGGAAAATGGTCATTGGAAATTCCGATTGATATGAAAAAAGCCAAGGAAGCGACGAAAGCGGTTGCCTTCCAGGATACAGCTTTTCAATCGCCACAAGGGCTCGGGATTGAGCTGAAAAATATCGAATTTTCCCCGAGTGCGACACGGGTCATGCTGGATACCACTTTCCCAAAATCAGCTTATTTGGAGGTTGAACGAACGTCGATCCTGTACGATCGGAAAAATCCGCGAGGCGCCATTATCACAGAAAAAGAGCGCGAACCTGCTTTTTCGGGAGAGAATATGATGTACGAAATCACCAATGAAAAAGGGGAAGTGGTGGCAGCTTGGGATATGAAATCATTGGATGATGGGCTTGATAACAAGATGAATGTTCTATGGACGCCAAGAACAGAAGAAGAACCCGAAGAAAAAGCAGAGGGCGATGTCTTGAATTGGTGGCATACGTTTGGTCCGATACAGGGAGAACAAAAATTAAAGCTTGAGCTCAAGAAAATTTATGAGAAAAAACTGGCTTCACCTAAATTCGATCTGGTTCCAGCAGAGCTAAACAAGAAAGCGGCGACTTTCAAGGATGAGACAGGCAGTGCCTTTACATTCTCTTCTTTTGCATGGGAGCCTGGTAAAGGCGAAGATCTAGGTGAGGCTGTGATTACAGTGGACGGTACATTAGGAAAAGACGTACTCGAGAACCACTATTGGTCTGTAAAGGATGAAAACGGGAAGACTTACTATGCGTCAGTGGATACAGAAAGCACCAGAGACAAGGACGGACGTGTACAGATCAAAGGCACGATCACCATCCCACGCTTGAAGCAAGAACCGAAAAAGCTCACGGTATCCTATGCTTCCTATATGGTGGAGCACGACGTGAATTGGGAAGTGCCTTTTGAAATCAAATAG
- the ytaF gene encoding sporulation membrane protein YtaF — MSGWLALLLVSLAISMDSVSVGLTYGLRNMRMPFLSLVVVSGCSFAVVYGVMLVGSSLTEWLTPEIGKYIGAAVLILMGLFTLWRLIATRSGTEAQESTAASNAIVAAEKQEEQEPIVLLSQFRIFGVMIQILKDPSKADADRSGHIMGWEAVMLGLALSLDAFGAGISLTFLGYSPLLVALCIAVMSALLLVVGIALGRRAGKSSWLTRLTWLPPILLICIGVAKSLK; from the coding sequence ATGAGCGGATGGCTCGCACTCCTGCTCGTTTCCCTGGCCATCAGCATGGACAGTGTCAGTGTAGGATTGACGTATGGTTTACGGAACATGAGAATGCCCTTTTTGTCGCTCGTCGTCGTTTCCGGTTGTTCGTTTGCTGTTGTATATGGTGTCATGCTCGTAGGCTCATCCCTCACCGAATGGTTAACCCCCGAGATCGGCAAGTATATTGGTGCCGCGGTCTTGATTCTCATGGGGTTGTTTACTCTGTGGCGGCTCATTGCGACACGGTCGGGGACAGAGGCTCAGGAGTCTACCGCTGCGAGTAATGCTATTGTAGCCGCAGAAAAACAGGAAGAGCAGGAGCCCATCGTATTATTGTCGCAGTTCCGCATTTTTGGCGTCATGATTCAGATTTTAAAAGATCCGTCCAAAGCCGACGCTGACCGTTCTGGGCATATTATGGGCTGGGAGGCCGTCATGCTGGGGCTTGCTCTGTCATTGGATGCTTTCGGCGCAGGCATCAGCCTTACGTTTTTGGGATACTCGCCACTGCTTGTCGCTCTCTGTATCGCGGTGATGAGTGCCTTGCTTCTTGTGGTAGGAATTGCCCTCGGCAGGCGCGCCGGAAAATCTAGCTGGTTGACGCGACTCACCTGGCTGCCGCCGATTTTGTTGATTTGCATTGGTGTAGCCAAAAGCTTGAAATAA
- a CDS encoding calcium-translocating P-type ATPase, SERCA-type yields MDTQPIRKWYTLAAADVTEALHSDAAQGLTQQEAERRLAKQGANQLAEQKRKPLYSVFVDQFKDFMVLILFIATLISYFLGEYLDAIAIIAIILINGILGFIQEAKAERSLQALKELASPMARVIRAGNISMIPASRLVPGDLVQLEAGDRVPADLRLLSANRLEVEESALTGESVPVGKNVKRLETAQASTVPLGDQKNLAFMGTMVTGGTGSGIVVATGMSTEIGKIAHLMNTAEEAETPLQLRLEQMGKILVVVALLLTIVVIAAGVWHGHELFTMFLAGVSLAVAAIPEGLPAIVTVALALGVQRMIRRNAIVRKLPSVETLGCASVICSDKTGTLTQNKMTVTQVWHSDSTYEVSGSGYAPEGAFHYLGKMVSPARDGALSQMIRIADRCNNARLTCEEQSTRNLLGMGKSSRFWQVVGDPTEGALKVLAAKALGGNAERSNQKNQGQRVEELPFDSDRKMMSVVEKGTDGVYSLLTKGAAEALLARSTHILWKGELIPLSATLRHQVLEQTERMAGKALRVLGFAYKTLQGYRPGQPIGSMENNLVFVGLAGMIDPPREEVRPAINLCHQAGIKTVMITGDHKVTAEAIARQIGLMRGYGEVLEGRELDGMSDEQLAEYAERVTVYARVSPEHKLRIVRALQSKGHVVAMTGDGVNDAPAIKTSDIGIAMGITGTDVTKEAADLVLRDDNFATIVAAVEEGRNIYDNIRKFIRYLLASNVGEILVMFFAMLLGLPLPLVPIQILWVNLVTDGLPAMALGVDQAEKDTMYQKPRNKAENIFSRGLGWKIISRGFLIGTMTLLAFWLTLKENPNDLVHAQTVAFVTLVMAQLIHVFDCRSQYSVFHRNVFENKYLVWAVLSSIVLVIGVVYMETLQPIFKTTDLNLRDWALILVAAGVPTFVAGIGGVLTSGRQRTSNEKRAAMRTVRPD; encoded by the coding sequence GTGGATACACAGCCAATTCGAAAATGGTACACGCTGGCAGCGGCCGACGTGACCGAAGCCCTTCATAGTGATGCTGCGCAAGGGCTGACTCAGCAGGAGGCGGAGCGGCGACTGGCTAAACAAGGTGCCAACCAGTTGGCTGAACAAAAGCGAAAGCCTCTCTACTCGGTCTTTGTTGATCAGTTCAAGGACTTTATGGTGCTCATCCTGTTCATCGCAACACTGATCTCGTACTTCCTCGGAGAGTACTTGGATGCGATTGCGATTATTGCGATCATCCTCATTAACGGCATCCTCGGTTTTATTCAGGAGGCCAAGGCTGAGCGATCCTTGCAAGCGCTAAAGGAGTTGGCATCCCCGATGGCGCGCGTCATCCGGGCCGGGAACATTTCCATGATACCGGCTTCGCGGCTGGTACCTGGTGATCTGGTGCAATTGGAGGCAGGGGACCGTGTTCCCGCAGATTTGCGGTTGCTTTCGGCCAATCGGCTAGAGGTAGAGGAGTCAGCATTGACAGGGGAGTCTGTCCCCGTCGGAAAAAACGTGAAAAGACTGGAGACAGCCCAGGCATCTACTGTACCGCTTGGCGACCAAAAAAATCTTGCGTTCATGGGCACGATGGTCACCGGAGGAACAGGGAGTGGAATCGTCGTAGCGACAGGGATGAGCACGGAAATCGGGAAAATCGCGCACTTAATGAATACAGCGGAAGAAGCAGAAACCCCTTTGCAACTGCGCTTGGAGCAAATGGGCAAAATTCTCGTAGTCGTCGCACTGTTGTTGACGATTGTGGTCATCGCTGCTGGTGTCTGGCACGGTCATGAGCTGTTTACGATGTTCCTCGCCGGGGTGAGTCTCGCAGTAGCGGCGATTCCGGAAGGCTTGCCAGCGATTGTGACTGTCGCGCTAGCGCTTGGCGTCCAGCGGATGATCCGCCGCAATGCGATCGTACGCAAGCTCCCATCGGTCGAGACATTGGGCTGCGCCTCTGTCATTTGCTCCGATAAAACAGGGACCCTGACTCAAAATAAAATGACCGTTACCCAAGTGTGGCACAGCGATTCCACGTATGAGGTGAGCGGCAGCGGCTACGCACCAGAGGGGGCCTTTCACTATCTAGGGAAAATGGTATCTCCCGCCCGTGACGGAGCGCTCTCACAAATGATCCGAATCGCAGATCGATGCAATAACGCCCGTTTGACATGCGAGGAGCAGAGCACGCGCAATCTGCTCGGGATGGGCAAGTCGTCACGCTTTTGGCAAGTGGTAGGCGACCCGACAGAAGGTGCTCTCAAGGTGCTTGCCGCGAAGGCATTGGGCGGCAATGCAGAGCGTAGCAACCAGAAGAATCAGGGACAGCGTGTGGAGGAGCTTCCCTTTGATTCTGACCGCAAAATGATGTCGGTCGTCGAAAAGGGGACGGACGGCGTGTATTCCCTGCTGACGAAAGGCGCGGCGGAGGCATTGCTGGCGAGATCGACACACATTTTGTGGAAGGGAGAGCTCATTCCACTCTCCGCGACGCTTCGCCACCAAGTACTGGAGCAAACGGAACGGATGGCAGGGAAAGCGTTGCGCGTACTGGGATTCGCGTATAAGACACTGCAAGGCTATCGCCCGGGACAACCAATCGGCTCCATGGAAAACAATCTCGTCTTTGTCGGATTGGCTGGGATGATCGATCCACCGCGTGAAGAGGTGCGTCCAGCAATCAATCTGTGCCATCAAGCAGGAATTAAGACGGTCATGATTACAGGCGACCACAAGGTGACAGCAGAAGCAATCGCCCGGCAGATTGGTTTAATGCGTGGCTACGGAGAAGTATTGGAGGGGCGGGAGCTGGATGGCATGTCAGATGAGCAGCTCGCCGAGTATGCGGAGCGCGTCACTGTCTATGCCCGTGTGTCTCCTGAGCACAAGCTGCGGATCGTCCGTGCCCTGCAAAGCAAAGGACATGTTGTTGCCATGACCGGAGACGGTGTCAATGATGCTCCTGCGATCAAAACTTCAGACATTGGGATCGCGATGGGGATTACCGGTACAGATGTGACGAAGGAAGCGGCCGATCTCGTGCTGCGCGACGATAACTTCGCCACGATTGTCGCCGCCGTGGAGGAAGGGCGTAACATCTATGACAACATTCGAAAATTCATCCGTTATTTGCTGGCATCCAACGTAGGGGAGATTCTCGTCATGTTTTTTGCGATGCTCCTCGGGCTTCCTTTGCCTTTGGTACCGATCCAGATTCTGTGGGTCAATCTCGTGACGGATGGCTTACCGGCCATGGCGCTGGGCGTCGATCAGGCGGAGAAAGATACGATGTATCAGAAGCCGCGCAACAAGGCAGAGAACATATTCAGCCGGGGGTTGGGCTGGAAAATTATTAGCCGTGGCTTCCTCATCGGGACCATGACATTGCTCGCGTTTTGGCTGACGCTCAAAGAGAATCCGAATGACTTGGTACATGCCCAGACTGTTGCTTTTGTCACGTTGGTTATGGCGCAGCTAATACACGTTTTCGATTGCCGGAGTCAATACAGCGTTTTTCACCGCAATGTATTTGAA